In the Candidatus Caldatribacterium sp. genome, GACGAAGCACCTCCTTTCTCTTGGGCATACCGAGATCCTCTGCATTGGTGGTCCGGCAAAAATTTCTCTCTTTCGGGACCGATTCCGGGGATACATAAAGGCCCTTGAGGAGGCAGGGATTCCGAAGGAATCGCACCACACAGTTGAGCTCAACCTTACTTTCCACGAAGCCTACGAATTCGGCCTTGAATTCTTGCGGAGAAACGCTCTTCGAGTGACCGCAGTCGTCACCCACAATGACCCGGCGGCCTTTGGAATCCTCAAGGCCGCACAGAACCTCGGCCTTCGAGTTCCTGAAGATTTATCCATTGTGGGATTCGATAACACCTACATCACTGAGTACACGAACCCTCCCCTTACCTCAGTTGACCTGCCAAAGAAAATCATCGGGAAGAGGCTTGTGGAGCTCATGATTCGCCTGATCCGGGGAAACGACGTAGAGCCCTGCGTTATTGACGAAGTCTCTCTTTCCCAGAAAGGGTCCACCGCCCCAAGGAGAAAGGAGGAAATCCTATGAATAAAAAACCAAAGATCACCGTCATTGGTGCCGGAAGTGCTGTTTTTGGACTCTCAACGCTTGTGGGAATCTTAAGGCACCCAGACCTCCGAGGAGTTGAGCTCTTCCTCCATGACATCAACGCCGAGGGCCTTCGGAAAATCCATTCTCTTGCCGAAAGGCTCAACGAAACCCTGAAGGCAGAGGTTTCCATCCAAAGCTCCACAAACCGAAGGGAAGCCCTGGAAGGGGCGGATTTCGTGGTTCTTTCGGTGGCTGTTGACCGGGAGAAATGCTGGAAGCTCGACCGGGAAATCGCCCTCAAGTACGGAATCAATCACTACGCCGAAAACGGAGGACCAGGGTCGTTTGCTCATACTGCCCGAAATCTCTCCATCATCATGCCCATTTTGCGCGATATGGAAGAGCTCTGCCCCGATGCCTGGCTTTTGAATTTCACGAACCCGGTGCCGAAAATCTGCACTGCTGCCTCCCGGTACACAAAAGTAAAGACCATCGGCATTTGCCACCAGATTCAGTTCGGGTACTTCATCTTAGCGGGACTATTCGCCGAGGAACTCGGCTTGAAGATTCCGAAAGACTACAACTTCCGCTGGAACGACCAGTCCATTGCTCTCTTCCGCCTCATGAGCAAAAAAGCCAAGGAGCGCTTCGTCATCCGGGCCTTTGGACTCAACCATTTCACCTTCATGCTTTCTGTAACCGAAAGAGAA is a window encoding:
- a CDS encoding substrate-binding domain-containing protein, whose translation is TKHLLSLGHTEILCIGGPAKISLFRDRFRGYIKALEEAGIPKESHHTVELNLTFHEAYEFGLEFLRRNALRVTAVVTHNDPAAFGILKAAQNLGLRVPEDLSIVGFDNTYITEYTNPPLTSVDLPKKIIGKRLVELMIRLIRGNDVEPCVIDEVSLSQKGSTAPRRKEEIL